The following are encoded together in the Salvia hispanica cultivar TCC Black 2014 chromosome 6, UniMelb_Shisp_WGS_1.0, whole genome shotgun sequence genome:
- the LOC125193990 gene encoding uncharacterized protein LOC125193990 has protein sequence MPKLLADFLQEQQEPFALEVYLVERGLTFHNSAKYVAPNCSYFVRAAFSRLAVANANGGLRNFLSAKPESASCLESDGGGSHCSESAIRRFVKCGNCFFDREVEDADTNSKSRAEEEDSKQQLSPISVLGEIDPDQDSPIYYKQGSINTLSSTAQCKLEQPQLYVMRKSREPEPCNKYIINKMALDQIERQELIEKGDNAVLEQQKWEISMEIENEILENVIHDIVITWLNWKYFVA, from the exons ATGCCTAAATTGCTTGCAGATTTTCTCCAAGAGCAGCAAGAGCCATTTGCCTTAGAAGTTTACCTTGTCGAAAGAGGCCTTACCTTTCACAATTCTGCTAAATATGTGGCGCCAAACTGCTCATACTTTGTTCGGGCCGCATTCAGCCGCCTCGCCGTGGCTAATGCCAATGGGGGCCTGAGAAATTTCCTTAGCGCGAAGCCGGAGAGCGCCTCTTGCTTGGAATCCGATGGCGGTGGCTCACATTGCTCTGAGTCAGCTATTAGACGGTTCGTTAAATGCGGGAATTGCTTCTTCGATAGAGAG GTTGAAGATGCAGACACAAATTCCAAATCGAGGGCTGAGGAAGAAGACAGCAAGCAGCAACTGAGTCCAATCTCCGTCTTGGGAGAAATAGATCCAGATCAAGATTCACCAATTTATTACA AGCAAGGCAGCATCAATACTTTAAGCTCAACAGCACAATGCAAATTGGAGCAACCACAACTTTATGTTATGAGAAAATCAAGAGAACCAGAGCCATGCAACAAATACATTATAAACAAGATGGCATTGGACCAAATAGAGCGGCAAGAATTGATAGAAAAAGGAGACAATGCTGTTTTGGAGCAACAAAAATGGGAGATTTCAATGGAGATTGAGAACGAAATACTTGAAAATGTTATCCATGATATTGTAATAACATGGCTGAATTGGAAATATTTCGTGGCATAA
- the LOC125193989 gene encoding pre-mRNA-processing protein 40A isoform X1, which translates to MASNPPPSGSQPHWSHPASGSMAPQNFAPPYPMQFRPAAQAPQGQHFMPQQTTSQFHPSGQPQNMGMPPGQGQPMQQFMPRPTQPGHGAPSSYPQSMPMPSGMAQPQSTPPGQGVPYSSSHTYAPSSFGLPQTGISMPPQFQPSSQMPMPVGSAGAQPWMHSNQGTPVVAPLQQGSLESFPTTATVPAVNGSSSAQQSASDWQEYDAADGRRYYYNKATKQSSWEKPLELMTPLERADASSVWKEFTTPEGRKYYYNKETKQSKWTIPDELKLAREQAEKAAAETSRPETNASSAPPTVSGSSGEQPPAADNLPNSTTSIGAAVGSSPVPATPVASDTKSPIVLVSETGVTPVAQTPVASTTGVSVGDTVSSSPSDVPVKLSSARISLETPSSQVGSSPSVGASVQDGEEEKKEIAVAAKTNVAPVEEKTVDDEPVIYATKQEAKHAFKALLESANVEADWTWDQAMRVIINDKRYGALKTLGERKQAFNEYLMQRKKIEAEERRLRQRKAKEEFMKMLEESEELTSSTRWSKAVTMFEDDTRFKAVDLEVDREDLFRNYLVDLQKKEKAKAQEEARRNRLEFRQFLESCDYIKVDSQWRKVQDLLEDDERCTRLDKIDRLDIFQDYIRDLEKEEEEQKKIQKEQLRRAERKNRDAFRMMLEEHIAAGTITAKTSWREYCQKVKDSEAYEAVASNTTGSTPKDLFEDLTEELEKKYDEDKTQVKDVLKQEKITVASTWTFEDFKSSFGDNTVLSSISDINLQLVYKDLIDRAKEKEEKEVKKRKRLAKDLTDKLSTIKELNMLSTWEECKPLIEESSEYRSMGEEDLCREVFDEYISRLQEKMKEKERKREEEKTKKEKEREEKDKRKDKERKEKDKDRDCDREKEKGKDNSRKDEETTENMDSVESHGYKDDRKREKEKEKKHRKRHQSTADDVSSDKEETKKSRRHGSDRRKSRKHAYSPESDSESRHKRHRKDHRDGSKRSGDEELEDGELGEDGEIQ; encoded by the exons ATGGCGAGTAACCCGCCTCCATCTGGTTCACAG CCACATTGGTCACATCCTGCGTCTGGATCCATGGCTCCTCAGAATTTTGCTCCTCCATATCCTATGCAA TTCCGTCCTGCCGCACAGGCGCCACAAGGCCAACATTTTATGCCGCAACAAACTACATCACAGTTCCATCCATCAGGACAACCACAAAATATGGGAATGCCTCCAGGTCAAGGTCAACCAATGCAACAGTTTATGCCACGGCCTACACAACCTGGCCACGGTGCTCCATCCTCATATCCTCAAAGTATGCCTATGCCATCAGGCATGGCACAGCCTCAGTCAACTCCTCCAGGCCAGGGAGTTCCATATTCATCATCACATACT TATGCTCCATCTTCGTTTGGCTTGCCCCAGACAGGCATCAGCATGCCACCCCAGTTCCAACCTTCCTCCCAAATGCCTATGCCTGTTGGTTCTGCTGGGGCACAACCGTGGATGCATTCAAATCAAGGTACTCCTGTTGTTGCACCACTGCAGCAAGGCAGCTTGGAATCCTTCCCCACCACTGCAACTGTACCA GCTGTTAATGGATCTAGTTCTGCCCAACAGTCTGCATCTGATTGGCAAGAATATGATGCTGCTGATGGCAGAAG GTATTATTACAACAAGGCTACAAAGCAGTCTAGTTGGGAGAAGCCTCTTGAGTTGATGACCCCTCTAGAG AGAGCTGATGCATCAAGTGTTTGGAAGGAATTCACTACTCCTGAGGGTAGAAA GTATTATTACAACAAGGAGACAAAGCAATCAAAATGGACGATACCCGATGAATTGAAG TTGGCTCGTGAACAGGCTGAAAAAGCTGCTGCTGAGACATCACGGCCGGAAACGAATGCTAGCTCTGCACCACCCACAGTTAGTGGTTCTTCTGGTGAACAACCACCTGCAGCGGACAACTTGCCAAATTCCACTACATCAATAGGAGCTGCAGTGGGTTCGAGTCCTGTCCCAGCTACTCCAGTTGCTTCTGATACTAAATCTCCCATTGTGTTGGTCTCTGAAACAGGAGTCACACCTGTAGCGCAGACACCTGTTGCAAGTACAACTGGAGTGTCAGTGGGAGACACAGTGTCATCCTCCCCTTCTGATGTTCCAGTTAAATTGTCAAGCGCGAG GATCAGCTTGGAAACTCCTTCATCACAAGTGGGGTCAAGTCCCTCAGTTGGGGCTTCGGTCCAAGATGGAGAG gaagagaaaaaagaaattgctGTTGCAGCTAAAACAAATGTGGCACCGGTTGAAGAGAAAACAGTGGATGATGAACCTGTCATATATGCCACCAAGCAG GAGGCAAAACATGCCTTTAAAGCATTATTAGAGTCTGCAAATGTGGAGGCTGATTGGACCTGGGACCAG GCTATGAGGGTGATAATTAATGACAAAAGATATGGTGCTCTGAAAACGCTTGGTGAAAGAAAGCAAGCATTCAATGAG TACTTAATGCaaaggaaaaagatagagGCCGAGGAGAGGCGTCTCAGACAAAGAAAAGCAAAGGAGGAGTTTATGAAGATGTTGGAA GAGTCCGAAGAACTCACATCATCCACACGATGGAG CAAAGCAGTGACAATGTTTGAAGATGATACCCGGTTCAAGGCTGTTGACCTAGAAGTGGATCGCGAGGATCTCTTTAGAAACTATCTTGTGGACCTTCAGAAAAAG GAGAAGGCAAAGGCTCAGGAGGAGGCTCGTCGAAACAGGCTGGAATTTAGGCAATTTCTGGAATCATGTGATTATATCAAG GTGGATAGCCAGTGGCGGAAGGTTCAAGATCTTCTGGAAGATGATGAGCGGTGTACACGCCTGGATAAAATAGATCGGCTCGACATCTTTCAG GATTATATTCGTGATTtggagaaggaggaggaagagCAGAAGAAGATACAGAAG GAACAACTTAGACGAGCTGAGCGTAAAAACCGTGATGCATTTCGTATGATGTTGGAGGAGCATATTGCTGCTGGCACTATTACAGCAAAAACATCCTGGCGGGAATATTGTCAAAAA GTCAAGGATTCTGAGGCTTATGAGGCAGTTGCATCAAACACTACTGGTTCCACCCCCAAAGATTTGTTTGAGGATCTAACAGAAGAATTGGAGAAAAAG TATGATGAAGACAAAACCCAAGTAAAGGATGTTTTGAAGCAGGAAAAG ATTACAGTTGCTTCAACGTGGACATTTGAAGACTTTAAGTCTTCTTTTGGAGATAATACTGTTTTGTCCTCCATATCTGACATTAATTTGCAG CTAGTATACAAAGATCTTATTGATCGAGctaaagagaaagaagagaaagaggtTAAGAAACGTAAACGTCTAGCCAAAGATTTAACTGATAAATTGAGCACCATAAAG GAATTAAATATGCTATCCACGTGGGAGGAATGCAAACCACTAATTGAGGAAAGCTCAGAGTACAG GTCCATGGGAGAAGAAGACCTCTGCAGAGAAGTATTTGATGAATATATCTCTCGTTTACAAGAGAAGATGAAGGAAAAGGAGCGAAAGCGAGAGGAAGAAAAG ACGAAAAAGGAGAAAGAGCGGGAGGAGAAAGAcaagagaaaagataaagaaagaaaggagAAAGATAAAGATAGGGACTGCGACAGAGAAAAGGAGAAGGGGAAAGATAATTCAAGAAAGGATGAAGAGACTACTGAAAATATGGATTCTGTGGAATCTCATGGATACAAAGATGACAGAAAACGGGAAaaggagaaagagaagaagcATAGGAAGCGGCATCAGAGCACGGCTGATGATGTGAGTTCAGATAAAGAGGAGACAAAGAAGTCCCGCAGGCATGGCAGTGACCGTAGAAAGTCAAGAAAG CATGCATATTCACCCGAATCAGACAGCGAAAGCAGACATAAAAGACACAGAAAAGATCACCGCGATGGATCGAAACGGAGTGGTGACGAGGAGCTGGAAGATGGCGAATTGGGTGAGGATGGGGAGATCCAATAG
- the LOC125193989 gene encoding pre-mRNA-processing protein 40A isoform X2: MASNPPPSGSQPHWSHPASGSMAPQNFAPPYPMQFRPAAQAPQGQHFMPQQTTSQFHPSGQPQNMGMPPGQGQPMQQFMPRPTQPGHGAPSSYPQSMPMPSGMAQPQSTPPGQGVPYSSSHTYAPSSFGLPQTGISMPPQFQPSSQMPMPVGSAGAQPWMHSNQGTPVVAPLQQGSLESFPTTATVPAVNGSSSAQQSASDWQEYDAADGRRYYYNKATKQSSWEKPLELMTPLERADASSVWKEFTTPEGRKYYYNKETKQSKWTIPDELKLAREQAEKAAAETSRPETNASSAPPTVSGSSGEQPPAADNLPNSTTSIGAAVGVTPVAQTPVASTTGVSVGDTVSSSPSDVPVKLSSARISLETPSSQVGSSPSVGASVQDGEEEKKEIAVAAKTNVAPVEEKTVDDEPVIYATKQEAKHAFKALLESANVEADWTWDQAMRVIINDKRYGALKTLGERKQAFNEYLMQRKKIEAEERRLRQRKAKEEFMKMLEESEELTSSTRWSKAVTMFEDDTRFKAVDLEVDREDLFRNYLVDLQKKEKAKAQEEARRNRLEFRQFLESCDYIKVDSQWRKVQDLLEDDERCTRLDKIDRLDIFQDYIRDLEKEEEEQKKIQKEQLRRAERKNRDAFRMMLEEHIAAGTITAKTSWREYCQKVKDSEAYEAVASNTTGSTPKDLFEDLTEELEKKYDEDKTQVKDVLKQEKITVASTWTFEDFKSSFGDNTVLSSISDINLQLVYKDLIDRAKEKEEKEVKKRKRLAKDLTDKLSTIKELNMLSTWEECKPLIEESSEYRSMGEEDLCREVFDEYISRLQEKMKEKERKREEEKTKKEKEREEKDKRKDKERKEKDKDRDCDREKEKGKDNSRKDEETTENMDSVESHGYKDDRKREKEKEKKHRKRHQSTADDVSSDKEETKKSRRHGSDRRKSRKHAYSPESDSESRHKRHRKDHRDGSKRSGDEELEDGELGEDGEIQ; encoded by the exons ATGGCGAGTAACCCGCCTCCATCTGGTTCACAG CCACATTGGTCACATCCTGCGTCTGGATCCATGGCTCCTCAGAATTTTGCTCCTCCATATCCTATGCAA TTCCGTCCTGCCGCACAGGCGCCACAAGGCCAACATTTTATGCCGCAACAAACTACATCACAGTTCCATCCATCAGGACAACCACAAAATATGGGAATGCCTCCAGGTCAAGGTCAACCAATGCAACAGTTTATGCCACGGCCTACACAACCTGGCCACGGTGCTCCATCCTCATATCCTCAAAGTATGCCTATGCCATCAGGCATGGCACAGCCTCAGTCAACTCCTCCAGGCCAGGGAGTTCCATATTCATCATCACATACT TATGCTCCATCTTCGTTTGGCTTGCCCCAGACAGGCATCAGCATGCCACCCCAGTTCCAACCTTCCTCCCAAATGCCTATGCCTGTTGGTTCTGCTGGGGCACAACCGTGGATGCATTCAAATCAAGGTACTCCTGTTGTTGCACCACTGCAGCAAGGCAGCTTGGAATCCTTCCCCACCACTGCAACTGTACCA GCTGTTAATGGATCTAGTTCTGCCCAACAGTCTGCATCTGATTGGCAAGAATATGATGCTGCTGATGGCAGAAG GTATTATTACAACAAGGCTACAAAGCAGTCTAGTTGGGAGAAGCCTCTTGAGTTGATGACCCCTCTAGAG AGAGCTGATGCATCAAGTGTTTGGAAGGAATTCACTACTCCTGAGGGTAGAAA GTATTATTACAACAAGGAGACAAAGCAATCAAAATGGACGATACCCGATGAATTGAAG TTGGCTCGTGAACAGGCTGAAAAAGCTGCTGCTGAGACATCACGGCCGGAAACGAATGCTAGCTCTGCACCACCCACAGTTAGTGGTTCTTCTGGTGAACAACCACCTGCAGCGGACAACTTGCCAAATTCCACTACATCAATAGGAGCTGCAGTGG GAGTCACACCTGTAGCGCAGACACCTGTTGCAAGTACAACTGGAGTGTCAGTGGGAGACACAGTGTCATCCTCCCCTTCTGATGTTCCAGTTAAATTGTCAAGCGCGAG GATCAGCTTGGAAACTCCTTCATCACAAGTGGGGTCAAGTCCCTCAGTTGGGGCTTCGGTCCAAGATGGAGAG gaagagaaaaaagaaattgctGTTGCAGCTAAAACAAATGTGGCACCGGTTGAAGAGAAAACAGTGGATGATGAACCTGTCATATATGCCACCAAGCAG GAGGCAAAACATGCCTTTAAAGCATTATTAGAGTCTGCAAATGTGGAGGCTGATTGGACCTGGGACCAG GCTATGAGGGTGATAATTAATGACAAAAGATATGGTGCTCTGAAAACGCTTGGTGAAAGAAAGCAAGCATTCAATGAG TACTTAATGCaaaggaaaaagatagagGCCGAGGAGAGGCGTCTCAGACAAAGAAAAGCAAAGGAGGAGTTTATGAAGATGTTGGAA GAGTCCGAAGAACTCACATCATCCACACGATGGAG CAAAGCAGTGACAATGTTTGAAGATGATACCCGGTTCAAGGCTGTTGACCTAGAAGTGGATCGCGAGGATCTCTTTAGAAACTATCTTGTGGACCTTCAGAAAAAG GAGAAGGCAAAGGCTCAGGAGGAGGCTCGTCGAAACAGGCTGGAATTTAGGCAATTTCTGGAATCATGTGATTATATCAAG GTGGATAGCCAGTGGCGGAAGGTTCAAGATCTTCTGGAAGATGATGAGCGGTGTACACGCCTGGATAAAATAGATCGGCTCGACATCTTTCAG GATTATATTCGTGATTtggagaaggaggaggaagagCAGAAGAAGATACAGAAG GAACAACTTAGACGAGCTGAGCGTAAAAACCGTGATGCATTTCGTATGATGTTGGAGGAGCATATTGCTGCTGGCACTATTACAGCAAAAACATCCTGGCGGGAATATTGTCAAAAA GTCAAGGATTCTGAGGCTTATGAGGCAGTTGCATCAAACACTACTGGTTCCACCCCCAAAGATTTGTTTGAGGATCTAACAGAAGAATTGGAGAAAAAG TATGATGAAGACAAAACCCAAGTAAAGGATGTTTTGAAGCAGGAAAAG ATTACAGTTGCTTCAACGTGGACATTTGAAGACTTTAAGTCTTCTTTTGGAGATAATACTGTTTTGTCCTCCATATCTGACATTAATTTGCAG CTAGTATACAAAGATCTTATTGATCGAGctaaagagaaagaagagaaagaggtTAAGAAACGTAAACGTCTAGCCAAAGATTTAACTGATAAATTGAGCACCATAAAG GAATTAAATATGCTATCCACGTGGGAGGAATGCAAACCACTAATTGAGGAAAGCTCAGAGTACAG GTCCATGGGAGAAGAAGACCTCTGCAGAGAAGTATTTGATGAATATATCTCTCGTTTACAAGAGAAGATGAAGGAAAAGGAGCGAAAGCGAGAGGAAGAAAAG ACGAAAAAGGAGAAAGAGCGGGAGGAGAAAGAcaagagaaaagataaagaaagaaaggagAAAGATAAAGATAGGGACTGCGACAGAGAAAAGGAGAAGGGGAAAGATAATTCAAGAAAGGATGAAGAGACTACTGAAAATATGGATTCTGTGGAATCTCATGGATACAAAGATGACAGAAAACGGGAAaaggagaaagagaagaagcATAGGAAGCGGCATCAGAGCACGGCTGATGATGTGAGTTCAGATAAAGAGGAGACAAAGAAGTCCCGCAGGCATGGCAGTGACCGTAGAAAGTCAAGAAAG CATGCATATTCACCCGAATCAGACAGCGAAAGCAGACATAAAAGACACAGAAAAGATCACCGCGATGGATCGAAACGGAGTGGTGACGAGGAGCTGGAAGATGGCGAATTGGGTGAGGATGGGGAGATCCAATAG
- the LOC125192959 gene encoding growth-regulating factor 7-like yields the protein MDFALLPSDTGGGADADADNHKYCYGSGFLKQDRAINAEDLRGFKMPKTSSCGEGSLRISNTCNLSSPEMLSFSSPNPQPLTLPYHHYSSNAFARNAGINGLRGPFTPSQWMELEHQALIYKYITANVPIPSHLLNPIRKAFEASGFSALRSNPLGWSGFHLGFSNTDPEPGRCRRTDGKKWRCSRDAIMDQKYCERHMNRGRHRSRKPVEGQSGPSAKPTTTRSVVEHTTTLPKIKPKDSKNQEFGLVYSDLLLNPLRPSELRQFMDQPDRDMHRTQLSISIPSDFSMTSSAPGSGELEMGLGLGNGQSSSISSSNWAPISWEPSSIGGPLGEVLHNTTSTSDAKQLNLIERWDSPWLDLSPTGVLQRGTFTSLSNSSTASSPRTTPLLANGSSIHPCQHSEKHKCSHNQLLLLVCSWACCF from the exons atggATTTCGCCCTCCTCCCTTCAGACACAGGCGGCGGCGCAGATGCTGATGCCGACAACCACAAATATTGCTACGGATCCGGATTTCTCAAGCAAGATAGAGCAATAAATGCTGAAGATTTAAGGGGGTTTAAGATGCCCAAAACTTCATCTTGCGGCGAGGGTTCGCTTCGGATATCCAACACCTGTAATCTCTCCTCCCCAGAAATGCTCAGCTTCTCTTCTCCAAACCCACAGCCGCTCACATTGCCTTACCATCACTACTCATCCAATGCATTTGCTAGAAATGCAG GGATAAATGGTTTGAGAGGGCCATTCACTCCATCACAATGGATGGAGTTAGAGCACCAAGCCTTGATCTACAAATACATCACTGCTAATGTTCCCATTCCTTCTCATCTCCTCAATCCCATTAGAAAAGCTTTTGAAGCTTCTGGTTTCTCTGCCCTCAGATCCAATCCTT TGGGATGGAGTGGTTTCCATTTGGGATTCTCCAACACCGACCCGGAGCCGGGTCGGTGTCGGAGAACCGATGGAAAAAAGTGGCGGTGCTCGCGGGACGCGATCATGGATCAAAAGTACTGCGAGCGCCACATGAACCGAGGCCGCCACCGTTCAAGAAAGCCTGTGGAAGGCCAATCCGGCCCCTCCGCGAAGCCCACCACCACTAG AAGTGTTGTTGAGCACACCACCACACTCCCCAAAATCAAACCCAAAGACTCCAAAAACCAAGAGTTTGGGCTCGTGTACTCCGACTTGCTCCTGAATCCCTTGAGGCCGAGCGAGCTCCGCCAGTTCATGGACCAGCCTGACCGAGACATGCACCGGACACAGCTTTCCATCTCCATCCCCTCGGACTTTTCCATGACATCTTCTGCCCCGGGATCAGGGGAGCTTGAGATGGGGTTGGGATTAGGCAATGGGCagagtagtagtattagtagtagtaactGGGCTCCCATCTCGTGGGAGCCCAGTTCGATAGGAGGGCCTCTCGGGGAGGTCCTCCACAACACAACGAGCACTAGTGACGCGAAACAGCTAAACCTCATTGAGAGATGGGACAGCCCCTGGTTGGACTTGTCTCCCACCGGGGTTCTTCAAAGGGGCACCTTCACGTCCCTCTCAAACAGCAGCACTGCAAGCAGCCCTCGGACGACGCCTCTACTTGCAAACGGATCATCAATCCATCCCTGCCAGCACTCTGAAAAGCACAAATGCTCACACAATCAACTCTTGCTTTTAGTTTGTAGTTGGGCTTGCTGTttctag
- the LOC125196474 gene encoding uncharacterized protein LOC125196474 — translation MDFKSTDAALWRETLLSYDSVIKTLAKPDLISHDDFYRNDLPTLLHQRDPNPYITTAELSRLMEWKLARGKWRPRLLSFVSSLADAVVTDASTKAFAALPDVSKAVSALTVLKGVGPATASAVLAAYAPDVAPFMSDEAMVAVLGNSKDYSLKTYVSFVEKVQAKAKELSCSDDVFSPSDVERALWSCSAGAKVRSSSKKANEVELERKSKRKRK, via the exons ATGGACTTCAAATCCACCGACGCCGCTCTCTGGAGAGAAACCCTCCTCTCCTACGATTCCGTAATCAAAACCCTCGCCAAACCCGACCTCATTTCCCATGACGATTTCTACCGCAACGACCTTCCAACTTTGCTCCACCAGCGCGACCCCAATCCCTACATCACCACCGCCGAACTCTCCCGCCTCATGGAGTGGAAGCTGGCTCGCGGCAAGTGGCGCCCGCGCTTGCTCTCCTTCGTTTCCTCCCTCGCCGACGCCGTCGTCACCGATGCCTCCACTAAGGCCTTTGCTGCCTTGCCTGACGTTTCCAAGGCCGTCTCGGCCTTGACAGTGCTCAAGGGCGTGGGACCCGCCACCGCCTCCGCAGTCCTCGCCGCCTATGCGCCTGATGTCGCCCCCTTCATGTCCGATGAG GCAATGGTAGCTGTCCTTGGGAACTCAAAGGATTATTCCTTGAAGACATATGTCTCATTTGTGGAAAAAGTGCAAGCTAAGGCAAAG GAGCTGTCTTGTTCGGATGATGTATTCTCACCGTCAGATGTTGAGAGGGCATTGTGGAGCTGTAGTGCAGGTGCCAAAGTGAGAAGCTCGTCAAAAAAGGCAAACGAAGTTGAGCTGGAGCGCAAGTCCaaaagaaagaggaaataG